A region from the Acyrthosiphon pisum isolate AL4f unplaced genomic scaffold, pea_aphid_22Mar2018_4r6ur Scaffold_17902;HRSCAF=18575, whole genome shotgun sequence genome encodes:
- the LOC100169133 gene encoding ATP synthase subunit b, mitochondrial-like gives KQNCSLGPYVLAAGITTFLLSKEIWVVDHEFPYVLATIGVFYVGWKKFGASLASSIDREIEEYEASCNSSRIGEIDSLRKTVEHQKIEVWRTEAQTQIIRAKRENVAIQLEAAYRGRLIRAYNQVKRRLDYQVGLANLTRTVQHRFMVKWILDNVKSSINENDNFKKCIKDLQILAAKEK, from the exons aaacaaaattgttctCTAGGTCCATACGTTCTTGCTGCTGGTATTACGACTTTTCTATTAAGTAAGGAAATATGGGTAGTCGACCATGAGTTCCCATATGTGTTAGCTACAATCGGAGTATTTTATGTTGGTTGGAAAAAATTCGGAGCATCTTTGGCGAGCTCCATCGATAGAGAAATTGAA GAATATGAAGCGTCTTGTAATTCCAGCCGAATAGGTGAGATCGACAGTTTAAGGAAAACGGTTGAACATCAAAAAATAGAAGTGTGGAGAACTGAAGCACAAACCCAAATAATTCGAGCTAAACGAGAGAACGTAGCTATTCAGTTGGAAGCTGCGTATCGAGGACGGCTCATTCGAGCGTACAAccag gtaAAAAGACGTTTGGATTATCAAGTGGGTTTAGCTAACCTGACACGCACGGTACAACATAGATTCATGGTAAAATGGATCCTAGACAATGTAAAGTCTAGTATTAATGAAAATGACAActtcaaaaaatgtatcaaagaTCTGCAAATATTAGctgcaaaagaaaaataa